The genome window CCCAAACGGCCGCCGAGGTGTGCGAGGGCCAGCAGTGGGATATGAACTTCGAGACGGAAACGGAGGTCAGCATTGCGCAGTACCTGGATATGATTCGGTTGAAGACGGCCGTGCTGCTGGGCTTTGCCCTGGAGCTGGGCGCTCTGCTCGGCGGCGCCTCCCGCCAGGATGCCGACCACCTGCGCCAGTTTGGCGTCGGTATTGGGGTAGCCTTCCAGCTCCGCGACGACCTGCTGGATGTGTACGGCGACGCGGCCACCTTCGGCAAGCGCGTGGGCGGCGACATCCTCAGCGACAAAAAAACCTACCTTCTGCTCACGGCTCAGGCCCAGGCCAGCGAATCGCAACGCATTACGCTGCTTCAGCATATCGGCCAGCCCGTAGCCGATGCCGAAGCGAAGGTGCAGGCCGTGCGCACCATCTACGATGAGCTCGAAATCCGCCCTCAGACGGAAGCTCTCATCAACGACTACTTCCTGGACGCCTTACAGCATTTGGAACGCGTAGCGGCCCCTGAAACGCGTAAAAAACCTCTTCGTCACTTGGCCATGCAACTCATGGAACGGGAGCAGTAGTGCTACCACTCTTTTCTGACTTCTTTCAACTTCTATGGAATTGTCTCCTACCCTGATCCTGACCGTGCTGACGGCAGGCATCTCCCTCTACGCCTGGTCGAATCCTGCCTTCCTGGAAAGCTGGATTCTGGAGCCCTACCGCGTCAAGCGTAACCACGATTACTACCGCTTCATTACCTCTGGGTTTCTGCACGCCGACTTTGGGCACCTGCTGTTCAATATGCTGGCGTTTTACTCCTTCAGCCAGATAGTGGAAACCGTATTCTTTGGCGTGTTCGGACCGACGACGGGTCTGCTGTACTTCCTGCTGCTGTACCTGGGCGGCATTGTTCTTTCAGATGTTCCTACCTATCTCCGCCACCGCGACGATCCGAATTACCGCAGCCTCGGGGCTTCTGGCGGGGTAGCATCAGTTGTCTTTTCGGCTATTCTGTTCAACCCCACGGCCGGTATCCGGATTTTTCCAATCCCCGTTGCCATTCCAGGCTTCATCTTCGGCTTCTTGTATCTGGCCTATTCCTACTACATGGGCCGCCGCCGAGGCGACAATATCAACCACGACGCCCACTTCTACGGAGCTCTGTACGGTATCGTACTGACCCTCGTCTTGCTACCACGAGTCGGACCTCTGTTCTTTGATAAAATCCGAGAATTTGTTAACTAAGTCACTGATTGTCAAATACTTATTAATATAATACTTGTCTGATAATATCCATTTTAGGTGTTGTGCGTACAGAACGGCATACTCTCTACCATTCTACACACTCCCTGCACCATGAATAAGCTCGTTTCTTCACTCACCAGCAACCGTTCTTTCACCCTGACCGGTATTCTGGCTTTGTTAATGTCGTTTGCCCTGAGCAGCTGCGGCCGCACCCGCAATGCCGATGGCTCCTTGACTACCGCTGGCGTTATTCACTTAATTCTGGCCGTGTACGCCCTGTTCAAGTTGTTCCAGCAGCCGTGGTCACTCGGTAAGAAGATCGTGTGGGGCCTGATCATTTTTTTCTTCCCCTTCCTTGGCTCGCTGGCCTTCCTGCTATTCGGTAAGGACAAGTAGTAGGCACATAGCTTACACGAAGAAGCCCCGATCCTCAGTGAGGATCGGGGCTTCTTCGTGTAAGCCGATTAGGTAACGCGCACGTTTACTTGCCTACCAGCCGCTGCTTTTCCAAGCGTGCTACCTGCTTTAGAATGTCGGCCGTGTTAGTGATTTCCGTGGCCTGCCAATGGTCACCTTGGTCGCGCATCTTCACCTCTAGCACCAACGTTGTGTCGTAGCGAGGCTGCGTAAACTCCAAACCTACCAAGGCTTGCTCGCCTTCCTCATGGGTGTATTTGACTCCTTTAAACTTGGTATCGGGCCCCACTACTTTGCCCACTACACCTAGCACGGATACGCCCATCGGCTTGGGCGCGGCTGCTACGGCCTCTACTGAGCCCGTCTCAACGTAGCGCTGCACTTCCTGGCGGGCTGCCTGGGCCAGCTGCGGCTTCAGTAGGCGCAGAGCTCCCTTCATAGCCAGGCCACCGGGGTTTAGCATTCCCAGAACCGAGCTTTGTGCCGTAACCTGATCAACCAGATTGCTAGTTACGCTGCTCACATCTACGTAGCGCTCGAACGCCGCTGGGTTGTGGTCCTGCACTGCTTTTGCGGCCTGCAGAAGCGAGTATTCCGGTCCCGTAGTCAGGTTCTTATAGTAGAGGTAGGCGCCAATTGCCAAGCCGATAAGTAGCAGGCTCAGGATCGTTTTTTTCATGAGGAAGGAGGTAGGTAGGAAAAAGCCGTACATGGGTAAAAATAGAGGGTTTTTGTCTGGTTCAAGACTATTTCCCTTAGGCAAAGCTGCCGGAGTCTGGCCCTTATACTTTTTATCTCACTTCCTCTTCATATGGCTTTCCTGCCTTTTCCTGAAGTACATGGGCACCGTGGCTGCCGCGGTCTGCGCCCCGAAAACACTATTCCCGCCTTCCTGCATGCGCTTACTTTAGGAGTAGATGTAGTGGAACTGGATGTAGTTATTTCGGCCGATAACCAGGTAGTCGTATCGCACGAGCCCTGGATGTCGGCCGCTATTTGCCGCACTCCTGCTGGCCAGCCAATTCCTTTCGAGCAGCAGAAGCAGCACAACGTATACCAGCTACCCTACGCCACCATCCGGCAGTACGACTGTGGCCTTACCCGGCATCCGTACTACCCTGAGCAAATGCCTGAGCCCGCCCACAAGCCCTTGCTGCGTGAGGTTGTGCAGGCGCTCGACAAGCTGGCCTTTCAGCTCGGTCGTCGGCCGGTTCGCTTCAGTATTGAACTCAAGAGTACGCCCGAGGGGGATGGGATATATCACCCAACTCCCTCGCGCTTTTTAGAGTTGGTTCTTCTTGAATTAAGAGCCCTGTCTTTACTGGCTCGCACCACGCTTCTGTGCTTTGATAAGCGCGTGCTACAAGCCGCCCGACAACTACTCCCTGCCCTGCCTTTATGCTTGCTGGTAGAGGATGAAAAGCCTCTATCAGCCCACCTAATGGAGCTAGGTTTCATCCCTTCCCTATATGGTCCCGAATTCCGCTTGCTTACTCCAGAGTTGATTACTGAACTGCGTCAGCAGCACATCGACCTAGTGCCCTGGACAGTAAATGAGCCAGCAGATTTACGCCATGTGTTGGCCTATCAGCCCAAGGGAATTACAACTGATTACCCGGACCGACTGCTGGCACTACGGAGCCTTGTACTGTAGTGTACTCGGTTATTTCGGCAGCCCTAAGCGCTGATACACTTAGTAGCTAGAACTACTGCTGTCTGGGCCCTGCAGCCGTACTGCAGCTCCTTTGTATTGCGTGTACACTGTTTGTTACAGTTAACAGGTTGATACTTGTAACAAATATGATTTTGTAACATGTATCAGTATACAATAGTTACAATAATACAAGTGTAATATGTTTTCATCATGAATCGTATTTGTAGCATGTATATTGTGTATATGTGACACTATGTTATATTTACAGACCCATCCTTTGTCATATTACACGTTATGCCACACCAGGGCGAAATACTGCAGGAAGCCATTAAGAACAGCGGAATATCAATTACGCGGATTGTGGATGAGCTGGGTATTACACGCCCTACTATCTATCGTAAGTTTAAAGAAGAGACACTTGATTACGCTTTTGTAAAGCGAGTAGGAGATGTAATATCTCACGACTTTTCTCAAGACTTTACAGTTACACAGCAGTCTGTTTTGTCATTTGTAACACCTGTTGCTGTTAATAATATTACATCTGCGTCAGATAGAGTTGTAACATCACGTAATGCCGCTCCTCTTGTAACAGAACCGGACCTAGCAAAACAGCTTCTAATGCTTCAGCAGAAGTATATAGCCTTGCTAGAGGCCTATAATGAGCTCCTGTTGAAGGTGTATGGTCCAAAGTGACAAAAACGTTCCACGTGAAACATATTTGTTCACCCAACGGCAGTTCTACCCGTTACTAATTCAGGTTACTCAACAGCAGCAGGCTTAGCAGAAGCAAGAGCCGCAAAAAGAAAAAGCAAGCGACTTGTAGCCTCAGATGTTCGTTAGAAACGATGGGCAGGGTAGGAGGGAAAGCTCTAACGTAACGAGCAGCCCAGTATATGAAGTGAGACTACCTGTACGCTACAACTACCATAGTCTGTCCCTTAATTTTTATGGTTCCCAACAGCCTGCCCGAATACCGCCCGGTGTCCTATTCCCGAGTAACTCTAACGGAGTTAATGATTCCCTCCTATGCCAATTTCGGAGGGAAGATTCACGGTGGCATCTTGCTCTCGCTAATGGACAAAGTAGCGTATGCCGCCGCTTCAAAACATGCCGGCAACTACTGCGTGACAGTGAGTGTAGATGGAGTCAATTTTCTGCAGCCTGTGGAGGTAGGTGAGCTAGTGTCCTTGCTAGCTTCTGTGAACTACGTGGGCCGTACTTCCCTACTGGTCGGTATCAAGGTGATAGCCGAAGACGTTCGGAATGGTAGCGTGAAACACACCAATACCTGCTACTTCACGATGGTGGCCAAGGACGACAACGGGAAGCCAACACCGGTACCAGGCTTACTGCTGGAAACAGCCGAGGATACCCGTCGCTTTGTAGAAGCCATTAAGCGGCGTGAGTTCAAGGAGCAATATGGTCGGGAGTTTGACAATGCTCGTACCAAGCTTGCCACGGAGCAGCAACTCCACCTCCTGCAACAGGAGCGGTGTCAGCTGGGGTACTAAGCGCACGTAAAAATCTAGAAGGGGTAGGGGAGGCGCTTGTTCAGCTAAACGCGGAACCGAAAAACTTGCCGCTTGAGTAGAAGTAAGCCTAGTGGATGGCTGCGTTATCAGGCTTAGCTCACCTAGTAGTAAGGAGCAGTAATACCGAAACGGACGCTACTTACAAGAATACTACCTCCGTAATAATATCTTCTCCTACCTCGGCATTCAGGTTCTCTAGAACTCGGGTTTTGGCCATGATGAGTTCGTGCTTGAGCGGGGCGGAAGTAAGGCGCACAAAAAGCTTGTGGTTACTAACGTAAACCTCCTGAGTTTTCATGGCAATGGCTTTGCCCATAACTCGCTCCCAACTGGCAACTACCGTCACTTCATTCAGCTTTCCTTGCAGCCGGT of Hymenobacter sublimis contains these proteins:
- a CDS encoding DUF721 domain-containing protein; this encodes MAFKKPFPSENSRKSDIVPLKDGITALLRAYRLQGKLNEVTVVASWERVMGKAIAMKTQEVYVSNHKLFVRLTSAPLKHELIMAKTRVLENLNAEVGEDIITEVVFL
- a CDS encoding glycerophosphodiester phosphodiesterase family protein translates to MAFLPFPEVHGHRGCRGLRPENTIPAFLHALTLGVDVVELDVVISADNQVVVSHEPWMSAAICRTPAGQPIPFEQQKQHNVYQLPYATIRQYDCGLTRHPYYPEQMPEPAHKPLLREVVQALDKLAFQLGRRPVRFSIELKSTPEGDGIYHPTPSRFLELVLLELRALSLLARTTLLCFDKRVLQAARQLLPALPLCLLVEDEKPLSAHLMELGFIPSLYGPEFRLLTPELITELRQQHIDLVPWTVNEPADLRHVLAYQPKGITTDYPDRLLALRSLVL
- a CDS encoding DUF2939 domain-containing protein; its protein translation is MKKTILSLLLIGLAIGAYLYYKNLTTGPEYSLLQAAKAVQDHNPAAFERYVDVSSVTSNLVDQVTAQSSVLGMLNPGGLAMKGALRLLKPQLAQAARQEVQRYVETGSVEAVAAAPKPMGVSVLGVVGKVVGPDTKFKGVKYTHEEGEQALVGLEFTQPRYDTTLVLEVKMRDQGDHWQATEITNTADILKQVARLEKQRLVGK
- a CDS encoding polyprenyl synthetase family protein, translating into MDLSQLTDRINTALAPLQYGEQPTALYEPIRYIMALGGKRIRPLLTLLGAHIFTDELEPALKPALATEVFHNFTLLHDDLMDQAPLRRGQATVHEKWNPNVAILSGDVMLVRAYELFLDVPTELLPHVLRRFSQTAAEVCEGQQWDMNFETETEVSIAQYLDMIRLKTAVLLGFALELGALLGGASRQDADHLRQFGVGIGVAFQLRDDLLDVYGDAATFGKRVGGDILSDKKTYLLLTAQAQASESQRITLLQHIGQPVADAEAKVQAVRTIYDELEIRPQTEALINDYFLDALQHLERVAAPETRKKPLRHLAMQLMEREQ
- a CDS encoding helix-turn-helix domain-containing protein — protein: MPHQGEILQEAIKNSGISITRIVDELGITRPTIYRKFKEETLDYAFVKRVGDVISHDFSQDFTVTQQSVLSFVTPVAVNNITSASDRVVTSRNAAPLVTEPDLAKQLLMLQQKYIALLEAYNELLLKVYGPK
- a CDS encoding acyl-CoA thioesterase, with protein sequence MIPSYANFGGKIHGGILLSLMDKVAYAAASKHAGNYCVTVSVDGVNFLQPVEVGELVSLLASVNYVGRTSLLVGIKVIAEDVRNGSVKHTNTCYFTMVAKDDNGKPTPVPGLLLETAEDTRRFVEAIKRREFKEQYGREFDNARTKLATEQQLHLLQQERCQLGY
- a CDS encoding PLD nuclease N-terminal domain-containing protein; the protein is MNKLVSSLTSNRSFTLTGILALLMSFALSSCGRTRNADGSLTTAGVIHLILAVYALFKLFQQPWSLGKKIVWGLIIFFFPFLGSLAFLLFGKDK
- a CDS encoding rhomboid family intramembrane serine protease, encoding MELSPTLILTVLTAGISLYAWSNPAFLESWILEPYRVKRNHDYYRFITSGFLHADFGHLLFNMLAFYSFSQIVETVFFGVFGPTTGLLYFLLLYLGGIVLSDVPTYLRHRDDPNYRSLGASGGVASVVFSAILFNPTAGIRIFPIPVAIPGFIFGFLYLAYSYYMGRRRGDNINHDAHFYGALYGIVLTLVLLPRVGPLFFDKIREFVN